One genomic window of Bremerella sp. JC817 includes the following:
- a CDS encoding LacI family DNA-binding transcriptional regulator translates to MADEPRKVRLLDIANKAGVSRAAVGHILNNSGADCVRVSEATREKVLKIAAELDYRPNRAAQRLRGMPTKIVGVILDTVNMAVFSARLAAIEAEAHTRGYRLMIGQVHHDPDEIKTYLDDFIDHGMDAILCMFDVMQDIRPKLKKVFRNREHIILHSRPILKTQACVRVETSSAIEQLVDHLADRGREKIAIQLWSPTDHLMSIRSDAWKENVKRRKLASSSSLIWTNPEATQKPSREAIDDCIQKLVVKNGADAIIASNDEWAVRIIQGLERHGCAVPKDVAVTGYDNLDIADVIEPGLTTIDQCHAEYAKQALDLVEESLAGTLTPAKKLRVIRPKLVIRESS, encoded by the coding sequence ATGGCCGATGAACCGAGAAAAGTCCGACTGCTTGATATTGCCAACAAGGCGGGCGTAAGCCGCGCAGCCGTCGGGCACATCTTGAACAACTCGGGAGCGGACTGCGTTCGCGTTTCGGAAGCGACCCGCGAAAAGGTCTTGAAGATCGCGGCCGAGCTGGACTATCGCCCTAACCGGGCCGCCCAGCGACTGCGTGGTATGCCAACCAAGATTGTGGGCGTGATCCTCGACACGGTGAACATGGCGGTCTTCTCGGCTCGTCTGGCGGCGATCGAAGCGGAAGCCCATACCCGCGGCTACCGTTTGATGATTGGCCAGGTGCACCACGATCCGGACGAAATCAAGACTTACCTGGACGATTTCATCGATCATGGAATGGATGCCATTCTGTGCATGTTCGATGTAATGCAAGATATTCGCCCGAAACTGAAGAAGGTGTTTCGCAATCGCGAGCACATCATTCTGCACTCGAGACCGATCTTGAAGACGCAGGCCTGTGTTCGTGTTGAAACCTCTTCGGCGATCGAACAACTGGTCGACCACCTGGCGGATCGAGGGCGTGAAAAGATTGCGATCCAGCTTTGGTCCCCTACGGACCATTTGATGTCGATCCGCAGCGATGCCTGGAAAGAGAACGTCAAGCGACGCAAGCTGGCCTCGTCGAGTTCCCTGATCTGGACCAACCCTGAAGCGACCCAAAAGCCATCACGTGAAGCGATCGACGACTGTATTCAAAAGCTGGTCGTGAAGAACGGGGCGGACGCCATCATTGCATCGAATGACGAATGGGCCGTGCGAATCATTCAGGGACTGGAGCGACACGGATGTGCGGTGCCGAAAGATGTTGCCGTGACGGGTTACGACAACCTGGACATTGCCGACGTGATCGAGCCAGGGCTTACCACCATCGACCAATGCCATGCCGAGTACGCCAAGCAGGCACTCGATCTGGTTGAAGAATCGCTCGCCGGAACGCTGACTCCGGCCAAGAAGCTTCGGGTCATTCGCCCGAAACTAGTAATTCGCGAATCGAGCTAA
- a CDS encoding N-acetylglucosamine-6-phosphate deacetylase, producing the protein MSRAKFIDVQINGYYGVDFNQDDISEEDLQAACLGLERDNVESVLITIITDDVARMTARIARITRLRETDPLLRRMIAGFHVEGPFISTEPGYVGAHPVTAACQATWDKTAPLLEAGEGLVRVFTLAPEQDADQSVTRRLVDEDVIVSAGHTNATLDQLDAALDAGLSMFTHLGNGCPRLMDRHDNIIQRALSRSDRLHFGFIADGAHVPFFALKNYLEIVGLERAFVVSDAIAAAGCGPGVYALGDQEVTVGEDGVPRAEDDSHLVGSATTMQQMAKNLRFHLGLTASQVESLTRVNPLQFLGLYMPPAPLRAKMPLQNGGHQATTT; encoded by the coding sequence ATGTCGCGCGCGAAATTCATCGATGTTCAGATCAACGGCTATTACGGCGTTGATTTCAATCAGGACGATATCTCGGAGGAAGACTTACAGGCCGCCTGCCTGGGCCTCGAGCGAGATAACGTGGAAAGCGTGTTGATCACGATCATCACGGACGACGTTGCTCGGATGACGGCTCGTATCGCGCGGATTACTCGGTTGCGCGAGACCGATCCGCTACTGCGGCGGATGATCGCCGGGTTCCATGTGGAAGGTCCATTCATCAGTACGGAACCCGGCTATGTCGGCGCTCATCCGGTGACTGCTGCCTGTCAGGCGACATGGGATAAGACCGCCCCGCTGCTTGAGGCAGGCGAAGGACTCGTTCGCGTGTTTACCTTGGCGCCAGAGCAAGATGCCGATCAGTCGGTGACGCGTCGTCTGGTCGATGAAGACGTGATCGTTTCCGCAGGGCATACCAACGCAACGCTCGATCAGTTGGATGCTGCGCTGGATGCTGGTTTGTCAATGTTTACGCACCTCGGGAATGGTTGCCCTCGGCTGATGGATCGTCACGACAATATCATTCAGCGAGCCTTGAGTCGGTCCGATCGATTGCACTTTGGTTTCATTGCGGATGGAGCGCATGTCCCCTTCTTCGCGCTCAAGAACTATTTGGAAATCGTCGGCCTCGAACGGGCCTTCGTCGTCTCCGATGCAATCGCAGCCGCAGGCTGTGGCCCTGGCGTTTATGCCCTGGGAGATCAAGAGGTCACCGTCGGCGAAGATGGTGTGCCCCGTGCGGAAGACGATAGCCACCTGGTCGGTTCTGCGACCACGATGCAGCAAATGGCGAAGAACCTGCGGTTCCATCTTGGACTGACCGCATCCCAGGTCGAATCACTAACGCGAGTCAATCCGCTGCAGTTCCTGGGGCTGTATATGCCCCCTGCCCCGCTCCGGGCCAAAATGCCGTTGCAGAATGGTGGTCATCAAGCGACGACCACTTAG